A single Triticum dicoccoides isolate Atlit2015 ecotype Zavitan chromosome 2A, WEW_v2.0, whole genome shotgun sequence DNA region contains:
- the LOC119356399 gene encoding uncharacterized protein LOC119356399: MADVPDESATQTQAHGCSSYPFSFPSQPPDIRNWFSSYQYESPEVPELAVDPPAVDNGSETQDPLEFRVAGHSFLKHAPRDGSTDLKGGWFGSQAEPDEVSAREDILPICRSTVEQGTKRKQNLRGLFGSGFLDDYEEATQTESQVVSPVQRSAVDPPWNRNWVGLRSRKRIHEGALEHSELQTDSESTCIAETQTENPVVSAALRSAVDPPWNCNWIGLRSRNRNHEGIVEYSELPTDSESTCIAETQENPAGGLEIDHRKRPVNCGGTSLACIEEGFLEDDIEHCNLPVDSHSKGLAHAEKTKQSLRGLFGAGSLDNHDEATQTESQAVLPVLRSAVDPHWNCNWIGLQNRKRSHEGTIDDSELLTDSESTCIAETQVNPPGGQQTNYSKQPVNCAGTSLAADTSLEDGIKHSNLPDNFPSKGLAGSEKPKRSLRKLFGAGFLNGCDEANESETRVVSAVQRNAVQPLSNCNAAGLPHIEHIHEGAVGYSELLADHEVIGIAETRENPQAGRVIEHNRLPVNCGRMSLLADTEDGFLEAIEHSKPPVNSHSQVVADTEITGIKHHMLPANSNGIGSAVTEESFPRDEISRSKRKLEHKKTEETAAADGFVAIRTKVKSAENCRTNKISKVSTGRENTTLQENRCISGTTPLGQGSTRSPMSDRTNISEVAGAPSLEISGKWKHPRKGKPNVGPPMIQLRLEQWVRRV, encoded by the exons atggccgacgTCCCCGACGAATCCGCCACCCAAACCCAG GCCCATGGATGCAGCTCGTACCCCTTCTCGTTCCCTTCCC AGCCGCCGGACATCAGGAACTGGTTCTCGAGTTACCAGTACGAGTCGCCGGAGGTGCCGGAGCTGGCTGTTGACCCTCCTGCTGTTGACAACGGCAGCGAGACCCAAGACCCGTTGGAG TTCCGGGTGGCTGGGCATTCGTTTCTGAAGCACGCCCCTCGGGATGGCAGTACCGATTTGAAGGGGGGCTGGTTTGGGAGCCAAGCTGAACCTGATGAGGTTTCTGCCAGAGAAGATATCCTTCCGATTTGTAGGAGCACGGTGGAACAGGGCACGAAAAGGAAGCAAAACCTGCGGGGGCTCTTTGGGTCAGGTTTTCTAGACGATTATGAAGAAGCTACTCAGACTGAAAGTCAGGTTGTGTCGCCTGTGCAGAGAAGTGCAGTGGATCCTCCGTGGAACCGCAACTGGGTCGGCTTACGGAGTAGAAAGCGCATCCATGAAGGCGCACTTGAACACAGCGAGCTGCAGACAGATAGTGAAAGCACTTGTATAGCTGAAACTCAAACTGAAAATCCGGTGGTGTCGGCTGCACTGAGAAGTGCAGTGGATCCTCCGTGGAACTGCAACTGGATAGGCTTACGGAGTAGAAACCGCAACCACGAAGGCATAGTTGAATACAGCGAGCTGCCGACGGATAGTGAGAGCACTTGTATAGCTGAAACTCAAGAAAACCCTGCAGGAGGTTTGGAGATTGACCACAGAAAACGGCCAGTTAATTGCGGCGGTACTAGTTTAGCTTGTATTGAGGAAGGTTTCCTAGAAGATGACATTGAACACTGCAACCTGCCAGTTGATTCTCACAGTAAAGGCCTGGCACATGCTGAGAAAACTAAGCAAAGTCTACGAGGGTTGTTTGGAGCAGGTTCTTTAGACAACCATGATGAAGCTACTCAAACTGAAAGTCAGGCAGTGTTGCCTGTGCTGAGAAGTGCAGTGGATCCTCATTGGAACTGCAACTGGATAGGCTTACAGAATAGAAAGCGCAGCCATGAAGGCACAATTGATGACAGCGAGTTGCTGACGGATAGTGAGAGCACTTGTATAGCTGAAACTCAAGTAAATCCCCCAGGAGGTCAGCAGACCAACTACAGCAAACAGCCAGTTAATTGTGCTGGTACTAGTTTAGCAGCAGATACTAGCCTAGAAGATGGCATTAAACATAGCAACCTGCCGGATAATTTTCCTAGTAAAGGCCTAGCGGGTAGTGAGAAGCCTAAGCGAAGTCTGCGAAAATTGTTTGGAGCAGGTTTTCTCAACGGTTGTGATGAAGCTAATGAATCGGAAACTCGGGTGGTGTCTGCTGTACAGAGAAATGCAGTGCAGCCTCTGTCAAATTGCAATGCTGCAGGCTTGCCTCACattgaacatatccatgaaggcgcAGTCGGATATAGTGAGCTACTGGCAGATCATGAAGTCATCGGTATAGCTGAAACTCGAGAAAATCCCCAAGCAGGCCGGGTGATTGAACACAACAGACTGCCTGTTAACTGTGGTAGAATGAGTTTATTAGCAGATACTGAAGATGGTTTCCTAGAAGCTATTGAACACAGCAAACCACCAGTCAATTCTCATAGTCAAGTCGTAGCTGATACTGAGATAACTGGCATCAAACACCACATGCTGCCTGCTAATTCTAATGGTATTGGTTCAGCTGTCACAGAAGAAAGCTTTCCTAGAGATGAAATCAGCCGAAGCAAGCGTAAACTGGAGCATAAGAAAACAGAAGAAACAGCTGCGGCGGATGGTTTCGTTGCCATCAGGACAAAGGTGAAGTCAGCTGAGAATTGCAGGACAAACAAGATTTCCAAGGTCTCAACAGGAAGAGAGAACACAACATTGCAAGAGAACCGCTGCATTTCGGGGACTACACCTTTGGGCCAAGGTAGCACTAGAAGCCCCATGTCAGATAGGACCAATATTTCAGAAGTTGCTGGAGCTCCATCACTGGAGATTAGCGGCAAATGGAAGCACCCTCGTAAAGGCAAGCCCAATGTTGGACCTCCGATGATACAGCTGCGGTTGGAACAATGGGTGCGCCGAGTGTAA